TACTTGTGAACCTGGCTGGTTCTTTTGCATGCAAATAGACTATTGGAGCACCCAGTGCCAGGCCTTTAGTTGTGTGTTCATAACAAGTCTCTGCTGTTAAAAATGGGGACTGGGTTTTTATAGAGATCCACTGTCAGTCAGATGTTTCTGGGCCAACTGTTCCAGGTCAGCAGCCTTTAGCTCAGCAGTGTCAGGTAAATTATCAATATTGTCACTTCTTTGTTGCTTTATCAGGAACTTTTTTACATTCTCACCTGTGTCAATTTCTGCCAGGAAACATTGTTCCTCACATCCTCAGAATGTTCAACTTTGGGATTATTAAATCAGGCTGGTCTCAGCATTGCTCTACACCAAGTGCAGCATGATCCCCCTTCTCCATCCATCACTGACAGCTTTTACAATCAGGGTATTGTTTGAGCTGCTTTACCCCCACGGGGGCAGTGTGTCCTGCTCCAGTAGCCCTGGTCAGATGCCAGAACCCACTGGACTTGTGAGCTGACTGGCTGGGGCTGTTAAAAGGGGAAGTGGGTGCAAGTGAATGCTCACTGTTTTTTCAGTTCTCTGAAAAGAGCCATGAAGAAGGTCTCAACTGGAGAGTCGGCTGAGCAATGACAATTGCACCAATGTGGCTACATGTCATCCTACTTTATTCGGCAACTTTGGCATATTTATCTTTCATTTTCAGCATATTTATCCTTCTCTATATATTGTCTCACACCACTAATGCTTAAAGCTCATTGGTTAAGTAGCTATATTCATGCATACGTGTTAATTACTGATTGGTTGTCATGCTGTAAGCATTTTTAGCTAAGGTGTGTCAAATTAGCAGTTCCCACAATGTGCTTGGCATCTGGTCTGGTCTTGGCACAATGATCATTCTTCCTTGTTGTATCTATTCGAGGACAGTACATGGTCTTCAAAGTAACTCTGTAATCtgtgttgccttcttgtgaaggcagCGGCAACCTCGTTTCGGAGTCCAGCACGGCGATCCCCCCCTGGGATCCCTCGGGGCCAGTAACGGACGctaacaccaatgtggtggacggttaaaggcgtttattgaggggtctcaagggtatttatggactaaggggtttctctacgtcagaaaggggtttggctatactttctagggttagtatggagtggaaagttactggcatccataggttaggggggctacctgtttggctacattccaagggtgatccttatctctggggagaggggcagaaggagtcctgtaattttccgtcacagcccgaaatcttccgaacgcCTGTCCCTTACCTACCACAAATCTGCAAGCCAGGGTTGTCCAATTCCTGTAGGAGAATAGCATGGCCTTGTTCTGCTAAGAATCCTTCTACAGAGACACGATGAATTTTGGGGCTCACAGGATCACAGCATGTTAACAGCATGGTCACTGGAGGGGAGGTGCTTCTCAGAGTGCCCAAAGTAGGGGGAGTTTGATTCAGAAGTACGAGGAGATTGTAATTTGATGTTTCCCTGGAGCATCATGGAAGGTCTGGTCTATGACTGGTTCTGTCTGTGGAAGTAAAAAAAACATTTGTACGCCTTTCAGTTAGAAATATCTGCAGCATGGCCTCACTGAGTAAGAGTGGCCAAATTATTGGGGTGGAATACTTGTAAAAGGATGTACTGTCTGGAGCTTACCTGAAGCAATCTGTATGTTACCATTCTTTCTGGTAGCTTACTGCATCTTGTTTATCTGACATGTGCCTGTAGTCCCGTGAAAAACAAGGCATGTAACACAGAGGTATATAAATATAAACTCTGTCACTGACCCAGCTGGGCAAGGTtcagctcagcagaggctgttaCTTGCCTGTTCTTTGTGGTGcatggctctgcagctgcatgcAGTGATAAACTGCTGCTGTGCAGACCTGACTGGAATTGTATAGGAGTTACTCCACAGCAGAGGTTAGAACCTCTCAAAAACAGATCCTTAGGCTGGCTGGCTCTTAGGGAAGTCACACTTGACTGATCTTGGGAAGGGCTGAAGGGGCATCTGTAACCTGTGGACTACTGCAGAGGGTGAGAGAAGTGTTCCCCCTCCCTTGTGATCAGCTGAAGGCAGAATTTTGACTGTCCATGAGGACACACAGATGATGATGCCATTGATGATTAACTTTCCAAATGGAAAGTCTCTGTAAGGTATGCCTTCCATGGCACCTGAGAAGGATCATCAGGTTCTGTCTGGGGTGCTAACTGTGTGTCTGGTAAGTCTGGGTAACCAAGGGCTGAGGGGTTTCCAGCTGATGAAGTGATGGGAAGGGGACTAGGGCCCTTGCTCAAGCCCTGGTGTGAAAAGATGCAGCAATATGGGGCTTGTTGGTAAAAGCTGGTGAAACAAATGTtggtgctctgtgtgctgcctggTTGGAATACCTGGATCTAAAGAGGCTTTCAAGATTCCTTGGGTCAAGACCCTTTAGCACAGGCTTAAGGGGGTTTTTAGCTACTCTGACACTAGGGGTTTGGTGGTAACTGTGGCTGCATCCTGACAGAGGAGGCAGGATGGCAGAACAAGCATAGCAGAAAATAGTTGGTGGTACATATAGGTAAAACCTTATAAAAGAAAGGTTGTAAAACATGGTTTAGGCCTTGCTATTCTGGCTAAGCTGGCCTGTTGAGTTCTCATGAGAAAAGAATCATAAGAATGAGAAGCAGTTTGCATAACAATCTCTTTTTGTGAGAAAACAGTTTGCACCTGCAAAAACGAGTCTATCCTGTGAGAGTCCGTGAAGATAAAAAGTAAACATACctagaaagaaaaacatttgatGGACATGTACGCTAGCCATTACCAAGCAATGAACTGAGTCTCAATGATTTTCTGACCTATTGGATTCCAACATGGTGCCTTCTGATACCAGATGAAATGAGCTGTGTGCAATGAAGATACAGCTATTCTGCTCGAATAAACGAGCCTCTCATCTGTCTCATTCCTGTCTCTAACTCAAGGCCATAGTGACAAGCTGGGACCCTGTGGTGCTGGGCACCATGCTAGTGGGCTCTGAAGTGAGCCAGGACTCTTTAACTagtgggtgctgctgggcctCAGATGGAAGACAAACTCATAGGACTTTATCTGGCACATGGGCACATCTAAAGAATGATTGATAACCAGCCTAATTCTGTTTAATCCCAAATCTCTGGGACTGCCCCAGGAAATAGTCAGGGGACCTTGGTCATCTCAAGGCCTTTATCTTTGAGCATATGTTAGTGTAGTGTATCTCAAAACACCAGGTGATtcttggggatggtcctgtgTGGTTCCTCTAATAATAATTCCTGTAACATACAACTCAAATAATGGCTTACAAGAACCTCAAGGTATATCCATTATAAGTTATAGGACTTAACATGGCAGTGAACCCCTCCCCTTGTCTCCAGCCTTGCTTCTGTAAGGGGTTCCTAATTTTTTTTGATCTTGACAGTGACAATGGTAGGATTTTACTCTTGTTGAAGTTTTGGGCTGCATGTAGTCAAAGTTCCTCTTCTAGCAAAGATTTTACAGTTACTAATGGTTGGTATCTTAGTCTTGTTTGCCTCTCTCACAAGTTATGTTCCCAGAAAATGTAAATATCTTAAGTTTCCTCAGCATTTGTCTAATTCAAGGATGTGATTTTGTTTTATCCCCAATCATTTTTCAGGAAATACCCAGTGCAATGTTAGCAGCCTGAAAGGTTTACCTTGGATGCTAAAGTCTGTTTTCTTTGCTAAGATTCCTGCATCACTGTAAGTATTGCCTGGACACTGATGTTAATGTTTTTTAGGAATTTCATATGCCACTTTGTTTTCCTGTCTTCTTTTGTTATTGGTGTCTTATGAGAGCAGAGAAAGTAAAAGAGTGAAGAAAGATAGAGCTGTATTTGAATCTTGAAAATAACACCTATAAAATTATAACAATGGGTCTTTCATTTTTTATAGGCTAGATATGAGTGATACTTTTCATTCTCAAATTTGAGATCAGAAGAATCTTAAAATCTAAAAGAGCCCATGAAGGAAAGTCTCCCATTGGTGATTTGGGAGAAATGGCACGGAACATTCTGTTTAGAGACTGTCTAACAACCTGCACAAAGCAAGGTGTTTGTTCTGTGCTAGCTGGGTGTGACCATACTGGGAAGAGCTTGTCAAGATGCAGGCAAACATTATTTCTTGTATTTTGTCCTGGGGgcttttgggcttttttgtgcatttttggAGGCTGAAATAGTGCTTGGCTTTGAAAATACTGGCCTCTAAAAAACTTACAGAATAACATGCTCACCCATTTGGTTTGTTGGTTGTAGCAGTGGGGGACAAGTGACATAAAACGCCTTATACCTCTGTAGGAGATCAGTTTATTGTAGAAATCACACCCTTTTTATACCTTAAATCTCTACCTGACGTAACTGAAACCAAACCCAGACCTAACAGAATTTAACAGAAAGAAGGCACCCATTGGCTGACTCAGCTGCCATGCTGCTGTCCATGCGTCCTATCATCCAATCAGCTTCCTGCTCGTGGGCTGTCCATGTGTCCTATCATCCAATCAGCTTCCTGCTCGTGTGCTGTCCATGTGTCCTATCATCCAATCAGCTTCCTGCTCATGTGGTGTCCATGTGTCCTATTATCCAATCAGCTTCCTGCTCATGTGCTGTCCATGTGTCCTATCATCCAATCAGCTTCCTGCTCATATGCTGTGTTATAGTAAACTCCTGGAGCTGGGTCTAATAAGCTCTCGGAGGCTTTTTAACACatccaagatagctcagctactcctggaggcaaaaaaatcagcaggatggcttctgttgcagtgttggaaacaaaaaggtttagtaaaaggcaaaataagaaacagaaaaaccGAGCAAGGTGCCAGATgttcttgctcctggtaaaacactTTACAAAAGTGATTACTTTCtttgttcacttttttttctgctaaattGCCGAGGCAGGACCTTTTGGCTTCTGTCCAATTggctatccttaagtttgaggtgaagtttTCTGGGCCTATGAGGTGCCTTTCTTCACCTAATTGAGGAGAGGGACTTCTGGGCTTCTTCTTGAGGGGACAGAGGATAGTTTTGTCACTCCATCAGCAGGGGGGCACACTCCTATGATGCTCTCCACGCATTCCTCCAGCCAAGGACAATCTCCCAGCTGTCACTcagctccctggcagtgccGTCCCCCCCGCTTGGCCCAGCCCCTCAGTGACAGCTGCACTATGGCAGGGCCTGCACTGGGGGAGCCCCCACCCGCTGCTGGTGGCCTCACGCCTCGGCAGAGCACGGCTTGGCCGCTTTCACCGCTGGTGGCCCTGTGCTCTGGCTGCCTCTTGTGAGTGGATGTGCGAGACAAGCGTTCTGGTGACAGCCACAGGCCGGCCATGCTGTTGTCACCAGGCCACGCTTTGTGCGTGATGTTGCTGTACTTGACAGGCCGGCAGTCCCTGATGtgcctgtggctgtgctgagggCTGAGCTGCCGTGAGGGTAGGACTGTAGCAGAGGCTGGCCTGCAGGCCACCTGCAGTGAGCTGAGCACCACCAATGTGCTCACCAGGAGCATCCTGATCCCCACTCACCCCGTTCCCCATCCTGGGGCCGGCCTGCCTTGACCCCTGCATGCGCGTCCGGAACCCAGAAGAGTGTGGCTAAAACCCCTGCCAGAGTTGGTGTTTTAAGCAGCAGTTGCCACATTTTAGCATGCTCAAACCAATATCTGCTATGTCACAAGGATGTGGGTTATGAACAGCAAGCAATGCTTGTCTACAATCTTCATTTGTGTTTATAAAAGCAAGCTGCTGCAACAGAATAGTTCTGGCCTCATCATCGTCGACTTACCGGGAGAGTGTGGCTTGCAGTCTGTCCAGGAACAGCACAAATTACTGCGCTGGACCCTGTAGGATCTTAGCAAAAGAAGATTAGGATTGATACCCGTTCCTAGGAGTCACCACAGGGCCTGCAGGGCTAGGTGAGCGATGATATCACATGCACCACGTGGGCAGCCTGTCTGCGCTGCAGGGACTGCAAAAGCACTCTGGTCAGCTGTGCAATGGTGATTGATGCATTTCTGTCCTGCAGCGCTTCCGCCTCAGCTGTACATAGCTCTCAGTAATTGGTTAGCCAGACTGCAAACTGCCTCACTGTTAGAATCAGTTTTGTTATGGATGAGGTCCCatatgtctaatttaataaactACAGACTTAAAATTTAGCAGTGGTTTTAATTGAGATAAAATAATATGATCAAATGTAATCCAgtagttaaaaaaagaaatttggcagtggttcggataaagcataagcaaaaccaatTGATCGGGGTATGGGGAGGGCTTCCCACCCTGCCTCATGTACAAAAGGATCCAAATGCAGCTTATATACTGTATGCTAATACGTATTCATTAATACTTTCTGTAAGtctcctcctatttttgattccTAAAATCTACATCACTATACTACACAGTGCATGCTCCACTTGTTTCCAAGGGGTCTTCTGGCTCTTTGGTGGTCTTTTCACAGGAAGGCTCATGATCTTCTGTCCTTTGAATAACCAGGCAGGTGGCACATGCACATTAAGATTGGTGTTATTTAAGTAAGGCACTGTATTCCAATTAAATCTTATTTATTTCATAGATAAGACCACTATTTTACACTCCCTGTTGGGAATTGTCCCAACCTTATTTAGtcagtccctgctctgggagTTGTCTTAACTTCAGTTGATGCCAGTTTTGGTTTGGGAGTCTTCCTGACTTCATCCATTCCCAAGGCCAAATCCAACTTTTATATCCTGTTTCCCACTTTTATCATCTACAAAGAAACCCATCTGCTTCTCTAATCACATATACTTTTCCAATTATTTTCCTAAAATACTGTGGGGTGTGAGGACGTATGCAGTGCTGATGGGTTCTAGGCAGTTTAGCATGATGGATTGGAGGATAAACTGCTTTCTTTTACCAGCGCCCTCAGTTCTTTAATTACCTTATAGTCCAGCTCTTAGTATGCTGGGTGTTGGTTTGGCACATATATTACTGGGCAGGCTGTAACAAAAGAGGCCAATTCTGCCTCCTTTGTTGtgtctttcctgcatttttgcCATTGCTGGACTACTTCGTCTCTGTCTTGGGCAGGGAATGAGCCTGCTGCCTGCTTGCAATGTGGGAATTCTGCACTGAGGGGGCCAGCTATGCAGGGATTTTTATCAGAGtaaggcagctctgcagggctgggattatCTCGGGATAAGGCAATTCTTCAAGGTTTGGGTCAATCTTGGGGTCATATTCGGGTTCTGGTGGCGCTGAAGGTTCAGGGGACTCAGCTTCCAAAGCTGTGTAATCAGCAACATTCGCGTGACTTCCTTTAATGGCTGCCATGGTTGTCCCCATGTAGTGAAAAGTGTCTGTCCTACTGCTTGCCAGGTTTCTGATTGAAGGGGTGCATTAAAGGGGAAATCTTAAACGTGATTAGGCACCCAGTCCAGCAGGGTGCTTAGTTTCACATCAGCCATATTAACAGATTGCTGAGGTAGGAGCCACCGTACCTGGCCCAAGCTCCTGCTTTGTTCCGGGGATATTCCACCTCCCATATTTGCTCCCAGTGGGCTATTCACCTTCCAGGTGAGGTGTGCGCACTTTTAAATTCTTGAGTTCTTTCCCGAACTCTTCTCGGATCCTTCCCCAGATCCTTTTCCGGACTCTTCCTGGCCGGTTCCTTGACCTAGTGGGAGTTGCTTACCGGAGCAGTCCACTCACTCTGCAGCACCCTATAAGTCCCAATTTGGGCCAGCCATCTGTAGCAGTGGGGAGCAAAGCGACACAGACTCCCTTAAGCATCTGAAGGAGATCAGTTTATCATAGAAATCGCACCCTTTTTATACCTTAAATCTCTACCTGACATAACTGAAACCAAACCCAGACCTAACAGAATTTAACAGAAAGAAGGCACCCATTGGCTGGCTCAGCTGCCATGGTGCTGTCCATGTGCTCTACCATCCAATCAGCTTCCTGCTCATGTGCTGGCCACATGTTCCTTCAGCCAATCAGCTTCCTGCTCATGTGCTGTCCACGTGTTCCTCCAGCCAATCCCAATCTCACTCCCAACTGTCATTCACTGGCTCTCTCCTCGCTCCTAacttcctctccctcttccaTTGACTTCCATGtctctgtcctgcagctgtgcctctgtCCAGGGCCTTCTGGTGAGCATAAACCTTAACCACTCTGATAATTATAACCCCATGTCCTACAGTTGGTAATCCATGTGCACTCTGGAATATGGCACATGAAGGCTTAGGGATATGTGGCTTTGTCAGCTCCAGAAGTGCTGCTGTCATCTCCATGCTTCATGCTATGGAGATGTCATCTCCATGCTTCTCCATGCCTTCTCCCAGCTGAGTAAGTTAATGCTACCAACAGAATTAGGGGCTCTTTTCTTGTAGCTCGCTAGAGGCACATTCTCAAAATTAAACTAGTGGGTCACATTATTATGAGAGATTTTTACTAaacccaaattatttttttccatttattttgttGCATTTAAAGGTGTAATTGAGATTGAGTCTTATTGTCTGAAAATCTTGGCCTGTATCTTATTCTATAGGTGTTTCTTATGTTCAGCTCTTAAGTATTGCTATGTTGTGTTACACACGTGccttgggggttttttctctttgtttttgcATGAAGAAGGCAAATGCAGCAATctattgttaaattaaaaggtTGATAGATAATAGAATTAGCAGAATAATGTGAAGGTTTTGTTAGTCATTAGATTGTCAATAGAGTTGTTAGTTGCTTCTCTTTTTATACTTTACTGTGTTCTGGGAAACAATTTATGCAACTTGACATTGACAGGATTGATGTCCACAGGTTGTGCTGGGGTTGCTCTCCTACCCAGCAATTTAGGTTCAACAGTTCTGTTCATGATGCATTCTAAATCACTTCTTAGTAAGTGAAATAGGTCTTGATCAAAAGGTTGtaattttttataaaattttttttcagcattttggttttgcctgaagaaaaagaaaacaagaaaagatgGACTGGAACGTAAGGCCAGTCCAGAATGCTGATGCAAATACAAACCTGCAAAGTGAAGGAGCATGTTTCACTCAGTTACTTCCTAATGGACATGGCTTTCCTCAGACAAATCCCAACTCCTCTAAAAATACATGCACTCATGCTGAAAATAACCAAATCGTGTATATGCCAACTATCAATGTTGCCTTCCCTGCTGTAAATGCCGAAGGATTCAAAACTTCAGATCAAACCTCACCAGGAGCATCTGTAACTGGTAATAATTTCTTTATGTCAAAATTCTCAGTTAAAAGACATCAGCCGATGTATGGAACAGGTCTGAAACCTCCCCTTCAGAATTCCCCTTTGCGGCCAGAGATGACTCCGACTTCTTGGCCAGTGTCTAATCCCTACAGTTATCCCTGCAGGAATGTGCCCCCCCTGTCCTCCCAAGTGAACACAGGGAATAATTTGAGAAATGTGCTTGGGGAGCCCCAGTACACCAACACCAACGCTTACACGGCGCAGCCAGAAATGCTGCAGCATAATTCCCTGAGACTTGCAACACTACATCAAGGTGGCATTCATCCCCAGAataattcttttcctctccctacTTCCGGGCAACATGTTCAACCCCAAATGTTTAATTCCAATAATCAGTGTAAAGTTTTGTATTCGGTGAATCAAAATACTGGGACAACTGTACAGCTGCCACAATTTCAGCAGAGTCAGATGGCATCAGAAGCTCCTAGAGGATGTTCTGCACCATCTTTGTTGCCTGCCAGCTGTGTTTCAAGGCCTGCAGCACAATCTTCAATGGGTGTACCACAGGAAATtcaaaatgtacccaatggaTACAACATTACCCAGCAGAGGTTCCCACTGGACCCAAAAAATGCTCCTGGGTTTAACAGTATTCAGCAACACTGTCAGAAGCAGCAACCTGGAGAAGTCAGTCAATCCATCAGGAATGTCTGTAATCCAAGTGGAAGTGTGACAGTAAATCGGTCTTTTAGTGAAAGTTCTGTGTCATCCCCTGGCATTCCCAAAGAACTGCTTGATGTTGTGAAAGAAATAGAAGCTCTTTCTTCAAAGCCTCTGAGTGATCCTGCTTCAGTTCCGGAGAGCCAGACTAGTGGTTTGATAAATGGGCCTATTAATGCTCAGatttcctcagcagcagcaacacaTGGAGGAATTACAAAGGAGAGACTAGCTTGGGAAGCTGAAAAGCTGAAATGTCTTAAAAAAAGGGTTGTCCTGCTTGAAACGGTTcataattataaaaaaaaaatctataatgaaaaaaatactcGTTCTCTTCCTCCTGGTTATCCATGTTCTCCTTCTAATTGTCTTCCATGTATGCCCAAACAAAATGTACAGCCTCCCCCATCTGAAGCAGTGAGGACAGAGAGGCCCACATTCATGGTTCCACATGAAGAAAGAAATGACAAAAACCTAGCCAGTGCTGATAACAGAAGATTGGAGGCGACTCAAAGTAGCCCTCAGGTGAAGCAGGGAAGTCTTTCATCAAGCTTCACTCCTGTTCCCTCTCAGAGCAAAGTCCCAGCTCAATTTAATAATCCTGAGAGCACCTTGGAACAAAGGGATGTGCATGCCTTGGCCTCTTCTCCAGGAACTGTGACTTCCTCGAACAGTGCTTCGTGTTTTACTCCAGCAGGGagctctgtcagggctgcaTCAAAGACTCTGCAAATTGGCCCTGAGAACTCATCATTTCTTCAGTTTGTATTGAGCAGCACAAATGCACTGAAAGAGAAGACAGCTGGTGCTACTGCTGATAAAATACTGACAAATCTCCTGTGTAGTGAAAAACCGCTGCTTGATACGTCTGTCTCGGGTGGAAGCTTGCTAAAAGACACCAGTGAGAAGAACGTAGAAGGTCTGAAAGGTGAGCAGGCATCTGTGTCTCACACAAACTCTGCTGCATCACAAACAGCTGCATCTGGTGATGCTCAGTTGCAGACTGAGGTAgctcagaaaaaaacaccatTTACTGAAAATGTATCCTGTAGCCAGAGCAATTGTAGTTACTCCATGGAAGAGGTGGTTGCGTGCCTGCGCCTGTGGGGGAAGTATCCACCAGAATCTGTAAGCGTGGAAAATAAACAGtcaaatgaaaacctcacagcAAATCAGGTTTCACCCTCTGACCAAAACacaaagaagggagaaaaaaatcatgtgCTGGAAAGCATGGATGAGGCTGTTTTGCCTGTAACAACTACCTCTGTGGGACAAAAGCTTGATACACTGACTTCCAGTTTGATAAAAAATTTCGAACCTCAAGTTGCAGTTGTCTCTCCTTTAGTACTTAGTGAACAAAGAGCACTAAGTGAGCAGGCAGGCAAGATCCCAACACCTGAAGGTAAAACCTATCCAGTGATCAACTCGGGGAGCACGTGTAGCTTgcaagaagagggggaaaatggtTTAAGTGTGGCAAGTACTGTCAAAAGAACTGTAGAAAACGGTTGGTCATCACCCACTGATTGTGTTCTGGAACAAATAGTGGACTCACATTTGCAACAGATCAAAGCAGGTGatgaaaaccaaagcaaagtTAACCAATCTGCACAAGATGCGAGAAAAAATCTGCAGCTTGGATTACAAAACAAGGCTCCTCTTCCTGAATCAGGCACAAATATTTGTAGTCAAATCTCTCAAGAAGGTACAAGAGACCATGAAGACAAGCAAGCTGTGTTAGAGGCAGGGGATGcatccacagctctgctggaaaaTGACATGTTTTGTATTTCTAGTGTATGCTCTCTTGTTGAAGGTGATAAATTTTATAACCCACAAATAGCAGGCATGTTCAAGTCAGTCTATGAGACACAGGCATCAGAAGGAAACACATCTGGTGCAAGGCAAAAGGAGCAACATCTGGACTTGAGTAAAACTGAGCTGAGCAATAACACTGCCCAAAGAGAGAGCTTGCTGCTAAAAATGTTGGAAGAGTCATCAAGTCATTCGGAGAAGGAAAGCAGTGGCAATCCTCCTAAAGCAGTTTCTACCTCTGAACAAAGCACGTCATTCAAGGCATCTGCCAAGCATCCTGAAAATTCCCTAGAAAATCTTGCTAATATAAATCAGAAGTTAGCTCAAAATTCACTGGATTCCTCTATCAGCATAACTGCtaaaacaaatgcacctgcTGTTTCAGGAGACCACAGTAAACAAAATTCCATGCCCAGTAAAAATAGCATGGAAAAGGACGTGAACTTTTTTGGAGCAAAGCCTAGTAAATATCTAAAAGATCAGCTGCTTGCTCTAGTGAAGGAGTTTCCATATGGCATTGAAGGTGCTGATATGCTAACAaaagaagcagcacaaaatcgttCAGCAGCTGAAGGGACAGAGAACCAGTCTCAAAAAGAGGTTAAAATTTGTGACAAGAATTCTCATTTGAAGGACCCAGTAAATCAGACTAAAGTTGCAGTGTTAAGATCTGAACAGGTTCAAGAACTGTCTCCTGGGCACAACCAGTGTCACTCTAGTGACAGCAAGAGAGAAGTGAGTCAGCAGTCAGAAAAGGCTTCAGCTGACAAGGACAAGCTTGAAGGCAGTGTCCAGCCTAGTCAGGATCTAtgtgagaaggaaaaaaccccacaagaaACTTCTAAGCCCAG
This Agelaius phoeniceus isolate bAgePho1 chromosome 5, bAgePho1.hap1, whole genome shotgun sequence DNA region includes the following protein-coding sequences:
- the RESF1 gene encoding retroelement silencing factor 1 isoform X2, with product MDWNVRPVQNADANTNLQSEGACFTQLLPNGHGFPQTNPNSSKNTCTHAENNQIVYMPTINVAFPAVNAEGFKTSDQTSPGASVTGNNFFMSKFSVKRHQPMYGTGLKPPLQNSPLRPEMTPTSWPVSNPYSYPCRNVPPLSSQVNTGNNLRNVLGEPQYTNTNAYTAQPEMLQHNSLRLATLHQGGIHPQNNSFPLPTSGQHVQPQMFNSNNQCKVLYSVNQNTGTTVQLPQFQQSQMASEAPRGCSAPSLLPASCVSRPAAQSSMGVPQEIQNVPNGYNITQQRFPLDPKNAPGFNSIQQHCQKQQPGEVSQSIRNVCNPSGSVTVNRSFSESSVSSPGIPKELLDVVKEIEALSSKPLSDPASVPESQTSGLINGPINAQISSAAATHGGITKERLAWEAEKLKCLKKRVVLLETVHNYKKKIYNEKNTRSLPPGYPCSPSNCLPCMPKQNVQPPPSEAVRTERPTFMVPHEERNDKNLASADNRRLEATQSSPQVKQGSLSSSFTPVPSQSKVPAQFNNPESTLEQRDVHALASSPGTVTSSNSASCFTPAGSSVRAASKTLQIGPENSSFLQFVLSSTNALKEKTAGATADKILTNLLCSEKPLLDTSVSGGSLLKDTSEKNVEGLKGEQASVSHTNSAASQTAASGDAQLQTEVAQKKTPFTENVSCSQSNCSYSMEEVVACLRLWGKYPPESVSVENKQSNENLTANQVSPSDQNTKKGEKNHVLESMDEAVLPVTTTSVGQKLDTLTSSLIKNFEPQVAVVSPLVLSEQRALSEQAGKIPTPEGKTYPVINSGSTCSLQEEGENGLSVASTVKRTVENGWSSPTDCVLEQIVDSHLQQIKAGDENQSKVNQSAQDARKNLQLGLQNKAPLPESGTNICSQISQEGTRDHEDKQAVLEAGDASTALLENDMFCISSVCSLVEGDKFYNPQIAGMFKSVYETQASEGNTSGARQKEQHLDLSKTELSNNTAQRESLLLKMLEESSSHSEKESSGNPPKAVSTSEQSTSFKASAKHPENSLENLANINQKLAQNSLDSSISITAKTNAPAVSGDHSKQNSMPSKNSMEKDVNFFGAKPSKYLKDQLLALVKEFPYGIEGADMLTKEAAQNRSAAEGTENQSQKEVKICDKNSHLKDPVNQTKVAVLRSEQVQELSPGHNQCHSSDSKREVSQQSEKASADKDKLEGSVQPSQDLCEKEKTPQETSKPSEKSEDCSLTRGPSVAYKTSHYPSQLETSGSEKNGCQLSKAENTDSAETEEKSSQSDALKKENCAVGGDLTISEKIPDSISKNKDICKYTSEMNKKPRLKVDNEYKLPTTQQEKTGPVNSFENQDADKCKSSGLKEHLQIDKGTQVSSKELNSFKKEHQTASEELGEKTDHTYADNRAKLSIKKERVFKTESLSKDTTKPGLTINSKTDILQSVKSEMVEIKHSEVSQGQKIKTCEENSAEEQNCREQKEVLRQDVGISVKVQTKLPAEMKLKKLSSYRADAVKFSDSSSVDFKSRHTKYSQHKSVKVHPLQEQPYKRKMKENMVGKREFKKAKLEEEGLKQSEGKSSKQLAHNCLLNADKAKKLNGENGWKPRSSLADCSVLKLQRKRARSSSMSKNFFSSKERHLDGQNKDKCSEKMFPDKNLLYLNRRNRLKLHLQKEPKKHYLNRVAFKRTAQERICLTKLETSPVRPVWHRATKVPQSSNSKKDVSVSTVEKSCKQEVLEFKLCPEIEFRNPAPGEESLAAKNSPERDKVIVEGVKSKKEDWLKCEPVKQKKLEEISAVLCCCPHITPVLTSSRTCVSQ